The genomic DNA ACTGAATCTTTATTACCCGGTACACTCCACCGAATGTAGTCTTGTCGATGTCGTTCATTAAGCGCCCTCGCTAGTTGTTTCGGGTCAGCAATATTGCCAATTTCCCTCAAATATTGTCTCGACCTCCCCACCCCCGAATTAATAGCAATATCGGCACATACTTCAAAAGCAGGCTGAGGCAACTCAGCACAGCCACCAGGTGCAAAATAATCCTGTTTGTAAATTTCAGCCGCCGCAGTCTTGAATGCCAAGGGATTCTTATCATAAGCAAACTTCACAAACATGGATGGATGACCGTTAAATCCTGCACCCAAATCAGATAGTAAATCATTCCGATGATTCCAACCGACGCTAGGAATAATTCCCATGCAAGTAAAGCCTTTTTGTCCTTGAAACCAGTTGCCGCTGTCGTTACCCAAATTCTGACAGCTTCCCTCGAAACCGAAAGCAAGTTTTAAAGCTGCTTCAGCTTTATTAGTTGATATATTAGTAGCATCTTTTTGTGTTTTTCCCGTAACTTTATCAGCCGTAATTTGAGCAGCACTAATTAACTGCTGTGCTGGTTCAGATTGGATGACTGGCGGCACTAGAATATATGCTACCGTCAGTGCAATAACTCCCCAAGTAACCAGCCTAAAATCAAATTCATCTCGATGTTTAGTTTTGTAAATTGTCATTGGCTGTCCTCTGGCAATTTACTAGTTATTGTCATCTGGATAAACCCGGCTATTGGCGGTACTTTTTCGCCATCAGTGCCACCCGAACGCTGTTGAAAATGAAGGTGCGGTCCCGTACCCGCCGTACCCGATTTAGCGATGACTGTGCCTACTTTTTGAAGACCGCTTTTGCACTCTCCAACGGGCAAATGAAGGTAGTCAAAACTAACGCCCCATTCTGTTACAGAATAGCTAGCAACCCAACCCCAGCGGCCATTTTCCCAACACCGAACGTTAACGGTTCCTCCTATTGGCCCAATCGCATACAAAGGCGTGTACATTGGTGTTGCCACGTCTGTTCCAAAGTGCATCGAACTGCAACCGGGACATGGTGACTTACGAGGCCCAAATGCACTACTGATTTGATATCCTGCAACGTTGTCCCCCGCTTGT from Kamptonema formosum PCC 6407 includes the following:
- a CDS encoding glycosyl hydrolase 108 family protein; amino-acid sequence: MTIYKTKHRDEFDFRLVTWGVIALTVAYILVPPVIQSEPAQQLISAAQITADKVTGKTQKDATNISTNKAEAALKLAFGFEGSCQNLGNDSGNWFQGQKGFTCMGIIPSVGWNHRNDLLSDLGAGFNGHPSMFVKFAYDKNPLAFKTAAAEIYKQDYFAPGGCAELPQPAFEVCADIAINSGVGRSRQYLREIGNIADPKQLARALNERHRQDYIRWSVPGNKDSVFRAGWLSRADRRDRYIDKF
- a CDS encoding M23 family metallopeptidase, which translates into the protein MFEFPVDTSSIVYSPLSGYQHNPVRLDTAYRRGDFITAVVVTGIAIAILAPGLNQILQNSVGVLVRGGQAVQTVQSGQTVQLAANNQQATIASGLSETARSSRINSNNTPKFSGKWATSLQAGDNVAGYQISSAFGPRKSPCPGCSSMHFGTDVATPMYTPLYAIGPIGGTVNVRCWENGRWGWVASYSVTEWGVSFDYLHLPVGECKSGLQKVGTVIAKSGTAGTGPHLHFQQRSGGTDGEKVPPIAGFIQMTITSKLPEDSQ